One stretch of Clavibacter michiganensis DNA includes these proteins:
- a CDS encoding glycosyltransferase family 4 protein, with translation MRRLVVNEAYAGQRVTGQQRYATEIARALEGKQGVTRATPSDGVASSGARSWLWVQTTLPWITRQDVLLSLTSRAPLVHRRHIVVVHDLFVLTNPEWYSREYVVTHVPLLRANLRDARVIVTVSEPVAEQVRELGLSSAPVVVAPNAPSPVFGEPRGAEERARVLERFGVTDGGYLLAVGSMDPRKNLKRLTEAYLELPAETRAAAPLVLVGAKSAVFGDVDMAESDDIKLAGYVTDDELAVLYAASRGVVFPSLAEGFGLPLVEAMVAGARLAVSDIPVFHWICEGDADYFSPADTSAITAALARLAAAAPLEEEEAARIRRAVTCRFDWRTSAQTVHDAYQSIGTR, from the coding sequence ATGCGCCGGCTCGTCGTCAACGAGGCCTACGCGGGGCAGCGGGTCACCGGCCAGCAGCGCTACGCGACCGAGATCGCCCGCGCCCTCGAGGGCAAGCAGGGCGTCACGCGCGCCACGCCGTCCGACGGGGTCGCGTCGTCCGGCGCGCGCAGCTGGCTCTGGGTGCAGACGACCCTGCCGTGGATCACGCGCCAGGACGTGCTGCTCTCGCTCACGAGCCGGGCGCCGCTCGTCCACCGCCGCCACATCGTGGTCGTGCACGACCTCTTCGTGCTGACGAACCCCGAATGGTACAGCCGCGAGTACGTCGTGACCCACGTCCCGCTGCTGCGCGCCAACCTGCGCGACGCGCGCGTCATCGTCACCGTGAGCGAGCCCGTCGCCGAGCAGGTGCGCGAGCTCGGCCTCTCCAGCGCGCCCGTCGTGGTCGCGCCCAACGCGCCGAGCCCCGTGTTCGGCGAGCCGCGCGGGGCCGAGGAGCGCGCCCGCGTGCTCGAGCGGTTCGGCGTGACCGACGGCGGGTACCTGCTGGCGGTCGGCAGCATGGATCCGCGCAAGAACCTGAAGCGCCTCACCGAGGCGTACCTCGAGCTGCCGGCGGAGACCCGCGCGGCGGCCCCCCTCGTGCTCGTGGGCGCGAAGAGCGCCGTCTTCGGCGACGTCGACATGGCCGAGTCGGACGACATCAAGCTGGCCGGCTACGTGACCGACGACGAGCTCGCCGTGCTCTACGCGGCGTCGCGCGGCGTGGTCTTCCCGAGCCTCGCGGAGGGCTTCGGCCTGCCGCTCGTCGAGGCGATGGTCGCGGGCGCGCGCCTCGCCGTGTCCGACATCCCCGTCTTCCACTGGATCTGCGAGGGCGACGCCGACTACTTCTCCCCCGCCGACACGTCCGCCATCACCGCGGCGCTCGCCCGGCTCGCGGCCGCCGCGCCGCTCGAGGAGGAGGAGGCCGCCCGCATCCGCCGCGCCGTCACCTGTCGCTTCGACTGGCGCACCTCCGCGCAGACCGTCCACGACGCCTACCAGAGCATCGGCACGCGATGA
- a CDS encoding polysaccharide biosynthesis tyrosine autokinase produces MALRDFIRMLRRGAVLIILTLLVGVGAAAAFSLLQTPEYEASTKMYVAQSSSGSVQDLQQGNNFITQAVKSYADVVTTRAVLQPVIDEFGLDMTSRELAESVRASAPLDTTIIDITVKDQSRQDAATLADAIGASLTTVVGTLVPETIEGTPQVQITQLEQAEIPESPSSPNLPVNIIVGALIGLLIGVGVSLLRETLDNRIRGERDVELVTTKPILGGIAYDPKATERPLIVQDDPRSPRAESFRSLRTNLQFLEFGGRSRSFVITSSIQGEGKSTTSSNLALALADSGIKVVLIDADLRRPRLASYMGLEGAVGLTDILIGRAEIEDVIQPWGSGMLSILPAGQIPPNPSELLGSQGMARLLQDLEARYDVVLIDAPPLLPVTDAAILSKNAGGAIVVVAAGRTHRTQLKSAIANLTNVGADVLGLVITMLPTKGPDAYGYGHYGYGYGYTEDEDGNKSKAPIEKIKA; encoded by the coding sequence ATGGCGCTCCGTGACTTCATTCGGATGCTGCGTAGGGGCGCGGTGCTCATCATCCTGACGCTCCTGGTCGGGGTGGGCGCCGCGGCGGCCTTCTCCCTCCTCCAGACCCCCGAGTACGAGGCATCCACCAAGATGTACGTCGCCCAGAGCAGCTCGGGCAGCGTGCAGGACCTCCAGCAGGGCAACAACTTCATCACCCAGGCGGTGAAGAGCTACGCGGACGTCGTCACGACCCGCGCCGTGCTCCAGCCCGTGATCGACGAGTTCGGCCTCGACATGACGTCGCGCGAGCTCGCCGAGTCGGTCCGCGCCTCCGCGCCGCTCGACACCACGATCATCGACATCACGGTCAAGGACCAGTCCCGCCAGGACGCCGCGACCCTCGCGGACGCCATCGGCGCGAGCCTCACCACGGTCGTCGGGACGCTCGTCCCCGAGACCATCGAGGGCACGCCGCAGGTGCAGATCACGCAGCTCGAGCAGGCCGAGATCCCCGAGTCGCCGTCCTCGCCGAACCTGCCCGTCAACATCATCGTCGGCGCGCTCATCGGCCTCCTCATCGGCGTGGGCGTCAGCCTCCTCCGCGAGACGCTCGACAACCGCATCCGCGGGGAGCGCGACGTGGAGCTCGTCACGACCAAGCCCATCCTCGGCGGCATCGCGTACGACCCGAAGGCGACCGAGCGTCCCCTCATCGTCCAGGACGACCCGCGCAGCCCCCGCGCCGAGTCCTTCCGCAGCCTCCGCACGAACCTGCAGTTCCTGGAGTTCGGCGGCCGCTCGCGCAGCTTCGTCATCACCTCCTCGATCCAGGGCGAGGGCAAGTCGACCACCAGCTCCAACCTCGCGCTGGCGCTGGCCGACTCCGGCATCAAGGTCGTCCTCATCGACGCCGACCTCCGCCGTCCGCGCCTCGCCTCCTACATGGGCCTCGAGGGCGCCGTGGGCCTCACCGACATCCTCATCGGCCGCGCCGAGATCGAGGACGTCATCCAGCCCTGGGGCTCGGGCATGCTCTCGATCCTCCCCGCCGGCCAGATCCCGCCGAACCCGTCCGAGCTCCTCGGCTCGCAGGGAATGGCGCGACTGCTGCAGGACCTCGAGGCGCGCTACGACGTGGTGCTCATCGACGCCCCGCCGCTGCTGCCCGTCACCGACGCGGCGATCCTGTCCAAGAACGCCGGCGGCGCGATCGTCGTCGTCGCGGCGGGCCGCACGCACCGCACGCAGCTGAAGAGCGCCATCGCGAACCTCACCAACGTGGGCGCGGACGTGCTCGGCCTCGTGATCACCATGCTCCCCACCAAGGGCCCGGACGCGTACGGCTACGGCCACTACGGCTACGGGTACGGGTACACGGAGGACGAGGACGGCAACAAGTCCAAGGCGCCCATCGAGAAGATCAAGGCGTAG
- a CDS encoding polysaccharide pyruvyl transferase family protein: MRTLIVSADRTLASGHPQNLGDAFLTDALSERLRRAGHETVIADFGQTARLDSTEERVRVSGVRALADVVRQVDAVVVGGGTLLADDQPGRPFAGLPRLMAVTGLIARTSRTPLAVFGVGADPVTRRRARLALRAGLDGARVWTRDPDSAGRAAGYAKLPVEVAADVSLFAAPELAAMAAPAAHRRGAVVALNAKHSPQVTLADVQALEERFGEVVFVSMDQGDDSDAGALQPEVRARLTTEPGDHGWRRAAELMADREVVIASRMHAMYLGTMLETPVVAVGGATKVGAFTTEFGTRTEPAFDRAVRTAIAAPADAGAPSTTAAALVAATARLDAAFEEMTSWVRRTA; the protein is encoded by the coding sequence ATGAGGACCCTCATCGTCTCCGCCGACCGCACCCTCGCGTCCGGCCACCCGCAGAACCTCGGGGACGCCTTCCTCACCGACGCGCTGTCCGAGCGGCTCCGCCGGGCCGGCCACGAGACCGTGATCGCCGACTTCGGGCAGACCGCGCGCCTCGACTCCACCGAGGAGCGCGTCCGCGTCTCCGGCGTCCGCGCGCTCGCCGACGTCGTGCGCCAGGTCGACGCCGTCGTCGTCGGCGGAGGCACGCTCCTCGCCGACGACCAGCCGGGCCGGCCCTTCGCGGGCCTCCCCCGCCTCATGGCCGTCACGGGGCTCATCGCGCGCACCAGCCGCACGCCGCTCGCCGTGTTCGGCGTGGGCGCGGATCCCGTCACCCGCCGCCGCGCGCGCCTCGCCCTCCGCGCCGGGCTCGACGGCGCCCGCGTCTGGACCCGCGACCCCGACTCCGCCGGCCGCGCCGCCGGGTACGCGAAGCTCCCCGTCGAGGTCGCCGCCGACGTCAGCCTCTTCGCCGCCCCCGAGCTCGCCGCCATGGCCGCGCCGGCCGCGCATCGCCGCGGCGCCGTCGTCGCCCTCAACGCGAAGCACTCCCCGCAGGTCACCCTCGCGGACGTGCAGGCCCTCGAGGAGCGCTTCGGCGAGGTCGTCTTCGTCTCGATGGACCAGGGCGACGACTCCGACGCCGGCGCCCTGCAGCCCGAGGTGCGCGCCCGGCTCACGACCGAGCCCGGCGACCACGGCTGGCGCCGCGCGGCCGAGCTCATGGCCGACCGCGAGGTCGTCATCGCCTCTCGCATGCACGCCATGTACCTCGGTACGATGCTCGAGACGCCCGTGGTCGCCGTCGGAGGCGCCACCAAGGTCGGGGCGTTCACGACCGAGTTCGGCACGCGCACGGAGCCCGCGTTCGACCGGGCGGTCCGCACCGCCATCGCCGCACCGGCCGACGCCGGTGCCCCATCCACCACCGCGGCGGCGCTCGTCGCCGCCACCGCCCGCCTGGACGCGGCTTTCGAGGAGATGACTTCATGGGTCCGACGTACCGCCTAG
- a CDS encoding arsenate reductase/protein-tyrosine-phosphatase family protein — MSELPPTSRRAARAALGDASSEGVDDGSFRVLFVCSGNICRSALAEQVLRARVRAIFGGHAAEADSVVRFSSAGTIAAEGQRMPEQAAELSVRYGGDPSEHQARFLTPGIIQGVDLVLTMAREHRSAVVRAVPRANRFTFTIREFAALFEHLVEVTGDEKHIACDGDVPEQLRALIPLVAAQRGVTLPPAQEDDYDVVDPYRRSQATYDASGEQAGGAIESILESVRAVTRTDAPRLRG, encoded by the coding sequence ATGTCGGAACTCCCCCCCACGAGCCGCAGGGCCGCACGCGCGGCCCTCGGCGACGCATCCTCCGAGGGCGTCGACGACGGCTCGTTCCGCGTCCTGTTCGTCTGCTCGGGCAACATCTGCCGCTCCGCCCTCGCCGAGCAGGTCCTCCGGGCCCGGGTTCGGGCGATCTTCGGCGGCCACGCCGCCGAGGCCGACTCGGTCGTGCGCTTCTCCAGCGCCGGCACGATCGCGGCCGAGGGGCAGCGCATGCCGGAGCAGGCGGCCGAGCTGTCCGTCCGCTACGGCGGGGACCCGAGCGAGCACCAGGCGAGGTTCCTCACGCCCGGCATCATCCAGGGCGTCGACCTGGTGCTCACCATGGCGCGCGAGCACCGCAGCGCCGTCGTGCGCGCGGTGCCCCGCGCCAACCGCTTCACCTTCACGATCCGCGAGTTCGCCGCGCTCTTCGAGCACCTCGTCGAGGTGACCGGGGACGAGAAGCACATCGCCTGCGACGGCGACGTGCCGGAGCAGCTGCGGGCGCTCATCCCGCTCGTGGCTGCCCAGCGCGGCGTGACCCTGCCACCCGCACAGGAGGACGACTACGACGTGGTCGACCCGTACCGCCGGTCGCAGGCCACGTACGACGCCTCCGGCGAGCAGGCGGGGGGCGCCATCGAGTCGATCCTCGAGTCGGTGCGGGCCGTGACCCGCACCGACGCGCCCCGCCTCCGGGGCTGA
- a CDS encoding sugar transferase: MDTQQTRRTDEAQEGSRWRVVYARRLALSDAIVIILTTFGVQFLWFGTTAGTVDLGGNAQGVAVTYTMVSVVLILAWLFVLTVYSTRDYRIVGTGTQEYKQVADATLRLFGIIAIVAFLVKIDLARGYIVTGLPLGLVLLLLSRTLWRVWLSAQRRRGEFSSLILLVGSLESTTHTATTLARAPKAGYRVVGACLTGDARPSRLPGLDVPVVGNADDALVELERLGADTLVLTSSDELPPERIRELSWSLEPGRHHLVMAPGLTDIGGPRIHTRPVAGLPLIHVETPRFEGRKLLSKRLFDIVVSGITLIVLSPVFLILAILIKATSKGDVFYKQERIGLNGEPFHMLKFRSMRMNADAELFALLEQQGTADTPLFKVTDDPRITKVGGVLRRYSLDELPQFLNVLLGSMSLIGPRPQREGEVALYDSAARRRLLIKPGMSGLWQVSGRSSLSWEDAIRLDLYYVENWSLTGDIIILARTFKAVFGADGAV, from the coding sequence GTGGACACGCAACAGACACGACGCACGGACGAGGCCCAGGAGGGGTCACGCTGGCGGGTCGTCTACGCCCGGCGCCTGGCGCTGAGCGACGCGATCGTCATCATCCTCACGACCTTCGGCGTGCAGTTCCTGTGGTTCGGCACCACGGCGGGCACGGTCGACCTCGGCGGCAACGCCCAGGGCGTGGCCGTGACCTACACGATGGTCTCGGTCGTGCTGATCCTCGCGTGGCTGTTCGTCCTCACGGTCTACAGCACGCGCGACTACCGCATCGTCGGCACGGGCACGCAGGAGTACAAGCAGGTCGCGGACGCGACGCTGCGGCTCTTCGGGATCATCGCCATCGTCGCCTTCCTCGTGAAGATCGACCTGGCGCGCGGCTACATCGTCACGGGCCTGCCTCTCGGCCTCGTCCTCCTGCTGCTCTCGCGCACGCTCTGGCGCGTGTGGCTCTCGGCCCAGCGTCGCCGCGGCGAGTTCTCCTCGCTGATCCTGCTGGTCGGGTCCCTCGAGAGCACGACCCACACCGCCACGACCCTCGCCCGCGCCCCGAAGGCCGGCTACCGCGTGGTGGGCGCGTGCCTCACCGGTGACGCCCGGCCCTCGCGTCTGCCCGGCCTCGACGTGCCCGTGGTCGGCAACGCGGACGACGCGCTCGTGGAGCTGGAGCGCCTGGGCGCCGACACCCTCGTGCTCACGTCGAGCGACGAGCTGCCGCCCGAGCGGATCCGCGAGCTCAGCTGGTCGCTCGAGCCCGGCCGCCACCACCTCGTCATGGCTCCGGGGCTCACCGACATCGGCGGCCCGCGCATCCACACCCGCCCGGTCGCCGGCCTCCCGCTCATCCACGTGGAGACGCCGCGCTTCGAGGGGCGCAAGCTCCTCTCCAAGCGCCTGTTCGACATCGTCGTCTCCGGCATCACGCTCATCGTGCTGAGCCCCGTGTTCCTGATCCTCGCGATCCTCATCAAGGCCACGAGCAAGGGCGACGTCTTCTACAAGCAGGAGCGCATCGGCCTCAACGGCGAGCCGTTCCACATGCTCAAGTTCCGCTCGATGCGCATGAACGCCGACGCCGAGCTGTTCGCGCTGCTCGAGCAGCAGGGCACGGCAGACACCCCGCTGTTCAAGGTCACCGACGACCCGCGCATCACGAAGGTCGGCGGCGTCCTCCGCCGCTACTCGCTCGACGAGCTGCCGCAGTTCCTCAACGTGCTCCTCGGATCCATGAGCCTCATCGGCCCGCGCCCGCAGCGCGAGGGCGAGGTCGCGCTCTACGACAGCGCCGCCCGCCGACGCCTCCTCATCAAGCCCGGCATGTCCGGCCTCTGGCAGGTCTCCGGCCGCTCCTCGCTCTCGTGGGAGGACGCCATCCGCCTCGACCTCTACTACGTGGAGAACTGGTCGCTCACGGGCGACATCATCATCCTCGCCCGCACGTTCAAGGCCGTCTTCGGCGCGGACGGGGCCGTCTGA
- a CDS encoding acyltransferase family protein yields the protein MSSQTFRRGTPALPDPSELRSAPDDKNPPPEGDSPTVNRGFRPDVEGLRALAVVAVIVDHLFDWPSGGFVGVDVFFVISGFLITGLLLKEYERTKTISFLDFYKRRVRRIMPAALLVLVVSTAVSFLVFNVVRAQASLWDAIWSALFVSNWHFASAGTDYFASDGPISPFRHYWSLSVEEQFYLVWPVLIFLVITFARRRTPKNRVKRARLFTQTIGITVGVLIVASLAWGFYETSARPTVAYFSTFSRAWELGIGALLAIFAARIATLPATIRPVLGYVGLAGIVASFFLVSGDNAFPVPFGLLPVVATALVIASGIGGVSKAMVPITNPVTTYIGRLSFSLYLWHFPAIILLASLLGTGTPEYYGAAIGATLVLAVASFHLVEDPIRRSSWLDPKKAGRRSSAAQLKMTVAALSVVAVAVVGVVAVAVVRDDPSDQSQLGSGTPSTGGTAAPVEATGTALATRGEQITAALGSDEWPALDPAVESFGDFGRDVIAPEWAKDGCLGADLAKEKDAVKNAEHCVYGNQAAGPEKTAVIFGDSLAISYAPMLRTSLGDDWKVRVLTMARCPASTVTSTDTDGSEYTECTDFRNWALGEMNATKPALILMSEAVDNSYLSSKATGGAADREWQAGALTTMNSLKTAASNVIVLSRPPAATALVECKTPTSSPSDCQSTVSPSFISHARTMEAAATEVGAPVQFINTQGWFCSQGTCPAFVNGIPVRGDTSHLTARQSQDLAPIMSDVLAPLGIGAAPAAG from the coding sequence ATGAGCTCGCAGACATTTCGCCGGGGCACGCCCGCGCTCCCGGACCCGTCGGAGCTCCGCTCCGCGCCGGACGACAAGAACCCACCACCTGAGGGGGATTCGCCGACGGTGAACCGGGGCTTCCGCCCGGACGTCGAGGGCCTCCGCGCCCTCGCCGTGGTCGCCGTCATCGTCGACCACCTCTTCGACTGGCCGTCCGGCGGCTTCGTGGGCGTCGACGTCTTCTTCGTCATCAGCGGCTTCCTCATCACGGGCCTGCTGCTCAAGGAGTACGAGCGCACCAAGACGATCTCGTTCCTCGACTTCTACAAGCGCCGCGTCCGCCGCATCATGCCGGCCGCGCTCCTCGTGCTCGTGGTCTCCACGGCCGTCTCGTTCCTCGTCTTCAACGTGGTGCGCGCGCAGGCCAGCCTGTGGGACGCGATCTGGTCGGCCCTGTTCGTCTCCAACTGGCACTTCGCCAGCGCCGGCACCGACTACTTCGCGTCCGACGGCCCCATCTCGCCGTTCCGCCACTACTGGTCGCTCTCGGTCGAGGAGCAGTTCTACCTCGTCTGGCCCGTGCTGATCTTCCTGGTCATCACGTTCGCCCGCCGCCGCACCCCCAAGAACCGCGTCAAGCGCGCCCGCCTGTTCACGCAGACGATCGGCATCACGGTCGGCGTCCTCATCGTCGCGTCGCTCGCGTGGGGCTTCTACGAGACCTCGGCCCGCCCGACGGTCGCGTACTTCTCCACCTTCTCCCGCGCGTGGGAGCTCGGCATCGGCGCGCTCCTCGCGATCTTCGCCGCGCGGATCGCCACGCTGCCCGCCACGATCCGCCCCGTGCTCGGCTACGTCGGCCTCGCGGGCATCGTCGCGTCCTTCTTCCTCGTCTCCGGCGACAACGCCTTCCCCGTGCCCTTCGGCCTGCTGCCGGTCGTCGCGACCGCGCTCGTCATCGCGTCGGGCATCGGCGGGGTGTCGAAGGCCATGGTGCCGATCACGAACCCCGTCACCACCTACATCGGCCGGCTGTCGTTCTCGCTCTACCTCTGGCACTTCCCGGCGATCATCCTGCTGGCGTCGCTCCTCGGCACCGGCACCCCCGAGTACTACGGCGCCGCGATCGGCGCGACGCTCGTGCTGGCCGTCGCGTCGTTCCACCTCGTCGAGGACCCGATCCGCCGCTCCAGCTGGCTCGACCCCAAGAAGGCCGGCCGCCGGTCCTCCGCGGCGCAGCTGAAGATGACCGTCGCGGCGCTCTCCGTCGTCGCGGTCGCCGTGGTGGGCGTCGTCGCGGTGGCCGTCGTGCGCGACGATCCCAGCGACCAGAGCCAGCTCGGGAGCGGGACGCCGAGCACCGGCGGGACCGCCGCGCCCGTCGAGGCGACCGGCACCGCGCTCGCGACCCGGGGCGAGCAGATCACCGCCGCCCTCGGCTCGGACGAGTGGCCCGCGCTGGATCCCGCCGTCGAGTCGTTCGGCGACTTCGGGCGCGACGTCATCGCGCCCGAGTGGGCGAAGGACGGCTGCCTCGGCGCCGACCTCGCCAAGGAGAAGGACGCGGTGAAGAACGCCGAGCACTGCGTCTACGGCAACCAGGCGGCGGGCCCGGAGAAGACCGCGGTCATCTTCGGCGACTCGCTCGCGATCAGCTACGCGCCCATGCTCCGCACGAGCCTCGGTGACGACTGGAAGGTGCGCGTGCTCACGATGGCGCGCTGCCCCGCGTCCACGGTCACGAGCACGGACACCGACGGCTCCGAGTACACGGAGTGCACGGACTTCCGGAACTGGGCGCTCGGCGAGATGAACGCCACGAAGCCCGCGCTCATCCTGATGAGCGAGGCCGTCGACAACTCCTACCTGTCGAGCAAGGCCACGGGCGGCGCCGCCGACCGCGAGTGGCAGGCCGGCGCGCTCACCACGATGAACTCGCTGAAGACCGCCGCGTCCAACGTGATCGTCCTGTCCCGCCCGCCGGCAGCCACGGCCCTCGTGGAGTGCAAGACGCCGACGAGCTCGCCGAGCGACTGCCAGTCCACGGTGTCGCCGTCGTTCATCAGCCACGCCCGCACGATGGAGGCAGCGGCGACGGAGGTCGGCGCGCCGGTCCAGTTCATCAACACGCAGGGCTGGTTCTGCAGCCAGGGCACGTGCCCGGCGTTCGTGAACGGCATCCCCGTGCGCGGCGACACGTCGCACCTCACGGCCCGTCAGTCGCAGGACCTCGCGCCGATCATGTCGGACGTCCTCGCGCCGCTCGGCATCGGCGCCGCCCCGGCCGCCGGCTGA
- a CDS encoding polysaccharide transporter, whose product MIRRIGLLLPTGAAGLTRVLQLVLLVVLTRLAEGSAQGALVTGFALLSSFAIITDSGAANFLLSLPRTRLTRSVHTRAVGFHAGLGSLGAAVAVLITVAAASSIPGEAVLLLVALGVSQVLDSLTRTIRAPLLVGRRDASYAFPDLALVVLKAVPLAIAVLVPEILVLLAFPIVSLVVTAGTWIAVRRDLATTSDEPVRVFPQILEFGLSGSLSALYSQAPLVLGTAILGVDAVTPLALAYRVVQPLEVLPATLSQQLIPRIRAAVRPARAYWWRFALGGLVLAGILALLRGPVEQVFGGDAFDQAIFLVVLLSVAPKFGNYALMAYAMGSGLVRVRLTATIVTGVVAVALTLVAALTAGPALLAGVTLAAELVLSAAIAALLIRHRHRTVRKEDA is encoded by the coding sequence ATGATCCGGCGGATCGGGCTGCTGCTCCCCACGGGAGCCGCAGGGCTCACGCGCGTGCTCCAGCTGGTGCTGCTCGTGGTCCTGACGCGCCTGGCGGAGGGGTCGGCCCAGGGCGCGCTCGTGACCGGCTTCGCGCTGCTCAGCTCGTTCGCGATCATCACCGACTCGGGCGCCGCGAACTTCCTGCTGTCGCTGCCGCGCACGCGCCTCACCCGGAGCGTGCACACGCGCGCGGTCGGCTTCCACGCCGGGCTCGGTTCGCTGGGCGCCGCCGTCGCGGTGCTGATCACGGTCGCGGCCGCGTCCTCGATCCCGGGCGAGGCCGTGCTGCTGCTCGTCGCGCTCGGCGTCAGCCAGGTGCTCGACTCGCTCACCCGCACGATCCGCGCGCCCCTGCTCGTCGGCCGCCGCGACGCCTCCTACGCCTTCCCCGACCTCGCGCTCGTGGTGCTGAAGGCCGTGCCGCTCGCGATCGCCGTGCTCGTGCCCGAGATCCTCGTGCTGCTGGCCTTCCCGATCGTGTCGCTCGTCGTCACCGCGGGCACCTGGATCGCCGTCCGCCGCGACCTCGCCACCACGAGCGACGAGCCCGTGCGCGTGTTCCCGCAGATCCTCGAGTTCGGCCTCTCCGGATCCCTCAGCGCCCTCTACTCGCAGGCGCCGCTCGTGCTCGGCACCGCGATCCTCGGGGTCGACGCCGTCACGCCTCTCGCGCTCGCCTACCGCGTCGTGCAGCCGCTCGAGGTCCTGCCGGCCACGCTCTCGCAGCAGCTGATCCCGCGGATCCGCGCCGCCGTCCGCCCCGCGCGCGCCTACTGGTGGCGGTTCGCGCTCGGCGGCCTCGTGCTCGCCGGGATCCTCGCGCTCCTCCGCGGACCGGTCGAGCAGGTCTTCGGCGGCGACGCGTTCGACCAGGCGATCTTCCTCGTGGTCCTCCTCTCGGTCGCCCCGAAGTTCGGCAACTACGCGCTCATGGCCTACGCGATGGGCTCCGGCCTCGTGCGCGTGCGGCTCACCGCGACCATCGTCACGGGCGTCGTCGCCGTGGCCCTCACGCTCGTCGCCGCCCTCACGGCCGGCCCCGCCCTCCTCGCCGGCGTCACGCTCGCCGCCGAGCTCGTCCTGAGCGCCGCCATCGCCGCGCTCCTCATCCGCCACCGCCACCGCACCGTCAGGAAGGAGGACGCATGA
- a CDS encoding glycosyltransferase, which translates to MGGLLVQEWIERSGGSEKVFDAFAHAFPDADLFTLWNDDPGRFGDRPVRESWIARTPLRKRKPLALPFMPLTWSSVDLSAYEWTLASSHLFAHHLGHGGQGTRRHVYVHSPARYLWTPDLDQRGANPLVKAAAPPLRALDRRRAQASRAEVAANSAFVRDRIRAAWDVDAQVIHPPVDATAIRDTASWEGELTGSDAALAAALPESFLLGASRFVPYKRLDLVIRAGEAAGVPVVLAGSGPLADELRAQADAARVPVTIVPRPSDALLYTLYQRALAYVFPAVEDFGIMPVEAMAAGARVLVTDVGGATESVVDGVTGVHVHDWEGAGLADAVARAAALDPADSVRRSADFDAAVFERRIASWVRHDGARLDGAAA; encoded by the coding sequence ATGGGCGGGCTGCTGGTCCAGGAGTGGATCGAGAGGTCCGGCGGATCCGAGAAGGTGTTCGACGCGTTCGCGCACGCCTTCCCCGACGCCGACCTCTTCACGCTCTGGAACGACGACCCGGGCCGCTTCGGCGACCGGCCGGTGCGGGAGAGCTGGATCGCCCGCACGCCGCTGCGCAAGCGCAAGCCGCTGGCGCTGCCGTTCATGCCGCTCACGTGGAGCTCGGTCGACCTGTCCGCCTACGAGTGGACCCTCGCCAGCTCGCACCTGTTCGCGCACCACCTCGGGCACGGCGGCCAGGGCACCCGGCGCCACGTGTACGTGCACAGCCCCGCCCGCTACCTCTGGACCCCCGACCTCGACCAGCGCGGCGCGAACCCGCTCGTCAAGGCCGCCGCTCCCCCGCTCCGCGCGCTCGACCGTCGGCGCGCGCAGGCGTCCCGCGCCGAGGTCGCCGCGAACAGCGCGTTCGTGCGCGACCGCATCCGCGCCGCGTGGGACGTGGACGCGCAGGTCATCCACCCGCCCGTCGACGCGACCGCGATCCGCGACACCGCGTCCTGGGAGGGCGAGCTCACCGGATCCGACGCCGCGCTCGCCGCCGCGCTGCCGGAGTCGTTCCTCCTCGGCGCCAGCCGCTTCGTGCCGTACAAGCGGCTCGACCTGGTGATCCGCGCGGGCGAGGCGGCCGGCGTGCCCGTCGTGCTCGCCGGATCCGGCCCGCTCGCCGACGAGCTGCGGGCGCAGGCCGACGCCGCGCGCGTGCCCGTCACGATCGTCCCGCGGCCGAGCGACGCCCTGCTCTACACGCTGTACCAGCGCGCGCTCGCGTACGTCTTCCCCGCGGTCGAGGACTTCGGGATCATGCCCGTCGAGGCGATGGCCGCGGGCGCCCGCGTGCTCGTCACCGACGTGGGCGGCGCGACCGAGAGCGTCGTCGACGGCGTCACCGGCGTGCACGTGCACGACTGGGAGGGCGCCGGCCTCGCCGACGCCGTGGCGCGCGCCGCCGCGCTGGATCCCGCCGACAGCGTCCGCCGCTCCGCCGACTTCGACGCGGCCGTGTTCGAGCGCCGCATCGCCTCCTGGGTCCGCCACGACGGCGCCCGGCTCGACGGGGCGGCCGCGTGA